The Candidatus Binatia bacterium sequence CTCCTTCAATGACTTTTTGCCTTCCAGCCAATCGACTGGAAGAATGAGCACCGGCGTCGCGTTCAATTTCATTTCCCTGGCTTGACCGATAGGCGTCTATTCGCAGTACAGCTTGGCGGCCCGCTTGGCTTGCTCCAGACGTGCAGACTGCACGCGGGACGTTTTACGGCGCACTTCATCGACGATGCTGGTCTCGGCCGTTGCGGGGTGACCGCAAGCGAAGGGCGGCACGGGATTGTACTCCATCAGCAGCTGGATTTCCTTTGCCCTGTCGGCACCCGAAGTTTCGGCGACGATCGTCAGGGCAAAATCGATTCCCGCGGTAACGCCGCCGCCGGTGATGCGATTGCGATCGACCACGACTCGATCGGTCACGGCGATCGCGCCAAAGATCGGCAGCAGGTCGAGAGAAAGCCAATGCGTCGTCGCGCGGTAACCTTTGAGCAAACCCGCCGCCCCAAGGGCGAGAGCGCCGGTGCACACCGAAGTTACATACTTCGCCTGCTGCGCTTGCCGCCGCAGGAATTCGAGAACTATGCGGTCTTCCATTATTGCGCTGGTGCCCGGACCGCCGGGGACAAACATTAATTCGAGCGGCGGCGCCGTATCGATCGGAGTATCCGGAATGAACTTCAATCCGCCTTTAGCGGCGACGGGTTGTAAAGAATGCGCAATCACTTTGACTTCACACCCCGGCAGTCGCGAAAAAACTTCGTAAGGACCGGTGAAGTCAAGCTGCGTCATGTCCGGGAATATCAGCATGCCGATGATCATGGTGTGTCTCCTCGCGGCGTATCCTACACTATCGGGAGAACGACGAGAACGGGCTCAATCCCGCAGCCAGACGATAATCTCACCGGCCACTCGTTCGGGATCTTCACGTTGCGGGAAGTGGCCGACGTTGGGCAACACCTTGCGTACATAGCGGCTGGTGAAAAACTTTTCCTTGCCGGCGGAAGTCGCGGGGTCGTTGCAGGCGTCGATCTCGCCGTGCAGGACCAGCGTCGGCACCGTCACCGGCGGTATCGGCGCCAACCGGTGTTCCAAGTCCGAATAGCGGGGATCACCGTCTGCGTAGCCCCAGCGATGACGATAGGAATGAATCGTCACGTCCGCCCAATCGGGATTCTCGAACGAAGCCGCGGTTGCCGCGTACTCGGCCTCGGAGAATTGCCACGCCGGCGACCACGTCTTCCACATGAACTTGCCAAGCTCATGCCGCGCGTTTTTCACGAGCTCGATGCCGCGCGGCAAAGAAAAATACCAGTGATACCAGTAATTCTTGATTTGAGTCAGCGCCAATTGCTGGTCAGGGCTGTTCGTGCCGTAGCCGACGGCAATCGCGACGAGCCTTGTGACGCGCTCGCTCAGCTCGGTCGCCGCGATATAGGCGGCGCGCGCGCCCCAATCATGGCCGACGAGGGCGAAGCGATCCAGGCCGAGCGCCTGCGCCATTTCGATCGCGTCGCTGCCGAGCGCCGACAACTGGCCGCTCCGCATGGTCGATTTTTCGCAAAACTGCGTGGGACCGAAACCGCGCAGATACGGCGCGATCGTGCGAAAACCCGCCTCGTTCAATTTGGCGGCCACGCGGTCCCAGGTGCGGACATCGTCGGGCCATCCATGCAAGAGGACAACCGGAAAGCCGCCCCTCGGTCCGCGCTCTTCGTAGGCGATGGTGAGGAGACTGGCTTCAACGAAGCGGATTTTGCGACTCTCCTGCTGAGCCATGGAGCGAAAGCCGGGCGCTGGCGCGGGCGATCGTTCAGAAAGCGCCCGAGCCCCGGCCCCTCGAATTACCCTACTCGGGAAATTTAAACCCTATGTAGGTTCCGTTGCTGATGCCCATCAAATAGAGCAAAGTGTCGGGAAATTCCGGCATCGACATGACCTGTGCGACGCTCTGAATGAAGACCGCGCCCAGGACGACGGTCCAGATGACGACCTGAAGACGGTGAAAACTCGCCCCGTTGCCGTCGTCGCAGATGTCCCGCCAAAAACCTCTGGATTGACCGGGCGCGATCTCTTGGGAGAGATCGTTGATCTCCTGCGCGAGCGCGTTCATTTCGGGTTGGATGGCCGCCAAGCGGATTTGTGCCGCCGGGGCATTGGCTGGTTGCTGCTGGAGCTGCTGCTCCTCCTCCTGGAGCTTGGCGAGGTCGACTTGCTTCTTGGCTAGCTTTGTCTGACTTGCGGTTTTTTTGCTGTTCCCGATCACTATGGCGCCGAGCCCGGTCGCAGCGCTGATGCCTATCAGAATGAGAACCTGCGGCGGAATGCGCTCCATCGTTCGCGTCAAGTACCAGACCCCGGCGAATGACAGCACGACCACCAGCCCCCAGAAAGCCATCTGGCTCTTGCCCAGGCTGTAATAACCCGTGCCTCTATCGCGCAGCATGTCTGTTTTATTGACCAAGATCCAGTAGACGATTCCTAGGATTGCCAGGCATACCACGAAGGTTACCAGGATTTCGTATTCGGTTGCGACATAGAACTTGAGTGGATGGTCGGAATGCACGGCCAGAGGCAGATCGCCGCCTATGGCCAGGGCGGGCTGCTCTATCGTCATCTCGTACTCATTCTTGTTCTTGAACAAAGTATCCCATGCTTTGCGACTTGCATCGTCATTGGCGTCGCGGTCCAGGCGAAATATCAAGCGCAGTTCCTTGTCCGCGACCTGTTGGGGGGGAGATTTCAATTCGGCAATGCGCACGCCGTCAAAATATAGCGACAGTTTCTGGCTTGTCTTTTTCCATTCCGTCTCGATTTTCTCGACCATCGAGCCGGTCGCTTTGATCGGTAGACTTTCGCCCAGTTTGAAGAGAAAGTCCTTAGGCTTGCTCGGTTCCCGTGGCTTAGTCTCTTCCTTTGGTTTGCTGCCTTTCGTTGGCTTAGCCTCTTCTTTTGACTTGCCGCCTTCCTGGGTCTTAGCCTCTTCCTTTGCTTTCCCGGCCTCAGTTTTTCCGACGATGACGAGCTCGGGCTCTTTTTCTGAGGTTTTCTTGGCCGTGTCTTGTGCGGCAGAAAGCGACGTGGGGCCGGCGAGCAGCGCGTATATTACGCCGACGATTAAACAACGCATGACGTCTCCTTTTTATAAAGTTCATCCACGATTTTTGCCGCCGCGCGATCGCCGCGGTTAGCTTATGACTTATGTAAGCCCGAGGCATACTTCATGGCCCCGAATCAGTCAAGGATAATTATCGATCGGCCATGGGAGATTCATTTTGCGGCGGGGAACTTGACAGGGCGGCGCCGTTGGGCGTAAGTGAGAGCCGCGGCGGAAACATCGGCTGAATAGAGTGCTGGGGGTTGTTCCATGAAGCAGATCATTGTCCTAGCTCTGTGGCTCCATTCGATAACCTATTTGCCGTCCGCCGCGTTCGGCGGCGCCGCGCCCGAGACGGCCGGCCAGGTCCTGGCCAAACTGAGTAAGCTCACGCCGGAGCTACGGCAAAAAACTCTGCTCGAAAAGGCCAAGGCCGAAGGCGAAGTATCCTATTACAGCTCGCTGCAAGCGCAGCAGCTCGATCCGTTCGCTCAAGTATTTCAAAAGCGCTACCCATTCATCAAGGTCAACCCGTACCGCGTTTCCGGGAACCGCCAGGTCATCAAAATCCAAACCGAGATGAACGCCGGCAACCATCTTTTCGACGTGACGAACGGCTCGGCCGAGCAGGCATCCTCGCTCAAGAAGATCGGCGCCATCGACCGCTACCATTCCCCGCAGCGTGAATCTTTCCCCGGCGCTTACAAAGACAAAGAGGGATTTTTTACTTCTCTGTATATCATCCCGATCGTTCTCGGCTACAACACCAAGATGGTAAAACGCGCCGAGGCGCCGAAAACCTACGAGGACTTGCTCAACCCGAAGTGGAAGAGCAACATCTTTCTCGACGACGAAGCGTACGAATGGTTCGCCGTGCTTCTCAAACACTTCGGCCGCGACAAGGGACTCCAATACATGAGAAACCTGGCGAAACAGGATGTGAGGATGGTGCGCGGGCGCACGGCGCAAAGCCAGCTTTTGACGGCGGGAGAACGCGCGCTGGCGATCGTGCTGTCGGGCCACACGGTGCTGGACTTGAAAGCCAGAGGCGCGCCCATCGATCAGGTGATTCTCGATCCTTACTTCGCGCAGGGCAACGATCTCATGCTGGCGCGCCATGCGCCCCATCCGCACGCCGCGGCGCTGTTTATGGACTGGGCGCTGTCCGAGGAAGGTCAGTCGATGATCACCACGTTCGGCCGTGTCGTCGGCAGAAAAGGCGTGAAGCAAAGATTCCCGGAGTTGGTCGAGAAACAGAGCTTGCTTGTGGACGCCGATTTTATCGCGCCGATTCTCGACCAGACCGCCAAAGAGTTCGGCCAGATTTTCCTAGGGCGTTGAGCGCGCGGAAGATTGTGGTCTCAGCTCTGCCGCTGCAAGATGGGCCAGCTCGCTGCGCACCACTCGTTCGATGCCGTAGCGCGGATCGAGACCGCCTTTGGCCTTGAGATCCTCGATGTGCGACTTGATGCCTTCCGTGCTGGCGATCACCTGTTGCGGTTCGAGGAACCAGGTTTTGGGGATCCCGCTCTCTATATCGCTTCCCTCGAGCGAAGCGACGTTGAGCGCCCGCGCGAGAACTTCCATGACCGCCCGGCCCGCCGGATCTTCATTTTTCATAAAGAGATGCGCGCGCATCACGCCTTTGATAAAGGCCTTGACGGTTTCGGGCTGCTCGCGGAGCATGCGCCCCGTCGTCGTCATCGAGCGCACGACGTAGTTGGGGAATAGCATGGAGAGATCCAACACCGTTTCGACCTCTCCTTCGGCGAGGTTCACGTCGAGCCCCATCGGGTTGTTGTAGTGATAGACCAAAAAATCGGCGCGGCCTTTTCTCAGCGCGTCGAGTTTCTCGCTCATGCCTTCGTTGTGGATCAGCACGATCTCTAAATCTTTGTCGGGATCGAGGCCGAGACTTGTAAACGCCGCCCGCGTCATGCGCTCGCCCGCGCCGAAGCGGCGGTTTGTGGCCAATTTCTTGCCCTTTAAGTCGGACGGCCGGCGGACCCTACCGGCCAGGGCGGCGATGCCGAACGGAAGGCCGTTGCGATAGGAGCCGATGATGTAGAGGTCTTTTCCCTGGGCGTTCGCCTCGATCACCATCGCCGGGTGGGCGTCCATGCTGAACGCGGTCTTTCCCGCGAGCAGCAGGTCGATCGAGCCGGTGTCATCGCCGGCGATCGCGAGCGTGCTGGAAGCAAAGCCCTCCGCGCGGAAGAAGCCGCGGTGCTCGGCGGTCAGCGGCGCGATCGGATGGCCCGGATGCTTCGGATAAAAATGCTCGACGGAGTAGATAATCTCTCTCTTCGCGTGATGAATCATAGCCGCTCCTCGGCTCCGACTATGAAATACAATGAGTTGGAAACTGCGTCAAACTGGATGAAAAGGCGCTCCGGAAAAACGCCGTCTTTCAGCTCGCAAATATCAGCGGCGGCGCGGTGATCGTCGCGATGGGAGTGGTGCTTCAGAGGGTCGAGAGTCGTCGATCGACTGGTTGATGATGGTCAAGGCCGGCGTGCAACATCGAGACGCCAGTCGCTGCAGAGCTTCAACAGCGGCCGAATCGCAGATAATCGTGTGCAGAGCCGTTTTACCGCTGCCGTCACTAGGACCGATGGCTTTGGAGAGGATCTCTTTGACCGGCGAGCCTTCGAGAGCATGTTGAAGCAGCCGATCGATATGCTCGGCCGGTAAACGAACCGTTATATCCATAAGACAGCGTAGCGGTACGGCGGGAACAAAGCAAGGCAAAGTTAGTTTGTCGCATGAAAAAACGCTCGCGTCCTGAGTGGCTCAACCTATGAAGCGGCGATTCGCGGTCAACGAAAGTTTCAGAAAGGTTTATAACCGGCCAGATAGGCCGCGATTCCTCCCAGAACGACGGCCGTCCACCAGAGAGTTTTTGTCCAGGAAGGGTTCCGGACGATGATCGCTGGAAGGGCCGCAAAAATAACCCAAACGCCAACTTTGATGGCGACCCAACCCGGCCACGACCAATAGATGCCGATCCGCGCCAGCATCCCGAAACCGGCGA is a genomic window containing:
- a CDS encoding DJ-1/PfpI family protein, encoding MIIGMLIFPDMTQLDFTGPYEVFSRLPGCEVKVIAHSLQPVAAKGGLKFIPDTPIDTAPPLELMFVPGGPGTSAIMEDRIVLEFLRRQAQQAKYVTSVCTGALALGAAGLLKGYRATTHWLSLDLLPIFGAIAVTDRVVVDRNRITGGGVTAGIDFALTIVAETSGADRAKEIQLLMEYNPVPPFACGHPATAETSIVDEVRRKTSRVQSARLEQAKRAAKLYCE
- a CDS encoding alpha/beta hydrolase, with translation MAQQESRKIRFVEASLLTIAYEERGPRGGFPVVLLHGWPDDVRTWDRVAAKLNEAGFRTIAPYLRGFGPTQFCEKSTMRSGQLSALGSDAIEMAQALGLDRFALVGHDWGARAAYIAATELSERVTRLVAIAVGYGTNSPDQQLALTQIKNYWYHWYFSLPRGIELVKNARHELGKFMWKTWSPAWQFSEAEYAATAASFENPDWADVTIHSYRHRWGYADGDPRYSDLEHRLAPIPPVTVPTLVLHGEIDACNDPATSAGKEKFFTSRYVRKVLPNVGHFPQREDPERVAGEIIVWLRD
- a CDS encoding extracellular solute-binding protein; translated protein: MKQIIVLALWLHSITYLPSAAFGGAAPETAGQVLAKLSKLTPELRQKTLLEKAKAEGEVSYYSSLQAQQLDPFAQVFQKRYPFIKVNPYRVSGNRQVIKIQTEMNAGNHLFDVTNGSAEQASSLKKIGAIDRYHSPQRESFPGAYKDKEGFFTSLYIIPIVLGYNTKMVKRAEAPKTYEDLLNPKWKSNIFLDDEAYEWFAVLLKHFGRDKGLQYMRNLAKQDVRMVRGRTAQSQLLTAGERALAIVLSGHTVLDLKARGAPIDQVILDPYFAQGNDLMLARHAPHPHAAALFMDWALSEEGQSMITTFGRVVGRKGVKQRFPELVEKQSLLVDADFIAPILDQTAKEFGQIFLGR
- a CDS encoding ABC transporter substrate-binding protein, which translates into the protein MIHHAKREIIYSVEHFYPKHPGHPIAPLTAEHRGFFRAEGFASSTLAIAGDDTGSIDLLLAGKTAFSMDAHPAMVIEANAQGKDLYIIGSYRNGLPFGIAALAGRVRRPSDLKGKKLATNRRFGAGERMTRAAFTSLGLDPDKDLEIVLIHNEGMSEKLDALRKGRADFLVYHYNNPMGLDVNLAEGEVETVLDLSMLFPNYVVRSMTTTGRMLREQPETVKAFIKGVMRAHLFMKNEDPAGRAVMEVLARALNVASLEGSDIESGIPKTWFLEPQQVIASTEGIKSHIEDLKAKGGLDPRYGIERVVRSELAHLAAAELRPQSSARSTP